The Aethina tumida isolate Nest 87 chromosome 6, icAetTumi1.1, whole genome shotgun sequence genome has a segment encoding these proteins:
- the LOC109605097 gene encoding mitochondrial-processing peptidase subunit beta has product MASMLKLSKAVANLGKNSNALQVLRHASAKAELQQVQVNVPPTKVTTLKSGIRVATEDWGSQTATVGIWIDAGSRYENAKNNGVAHFMEHMAFKGTGKRTQSQLEIEIEDLGAQLNAYTSREQTVYYSKCLSKDVPKAIEILSDIVQNAKLGEAEIERERSVILREMQEVESNLQEVVFDHLHAIAYQGTPLANTILGPTANIKSINATDLRNYLDNHYKASRVVVAGAGGVNHEELVKLAESNLSKLNNNYSGEVPTLTPCRYTGAEIRVRDDSLPLAHIAIAVEGAGWSDPDTLTLMVASTLLGAWDRSQASAKQNATNLARASGEGDLCHSYQSFNTCYKDTGLWGLYFVSDPLKIEDMVYNITEELMRLCTSVTEGEVERAKALLTANTLLQLDTSTAVCEDIGRQLLCYGRRLPPNELAHRINSITAQNVRDVCYKYIYDRCPAIAAVGPVEQLPDYTRIRASMYWLRV; this is encoded by the exons ATGGCGTCGATGCTGAAGTTGTCCAAAGCAGTCGCCAATTTAGGCAAAAATTCCAATGCTCTGCAG GTACTGAGACATGCCTCGGCGAAAGCTGAGCTGCAGCAGGTGCAGGTCAACGTGCCCCCAACCAAAGTGACCACCCTTAAATCAG GCATTCGTGTAGCTACAGAAGACTGGGGCAGCCAAACCGCCACCGTGGGCATCTGGATCGACGCCGGCAGCCGTTACGAGAACGCCAAAAACAATGGAGTCGCCCACTTCATGGAACACATGGCCTTCAAA GGTACAGGAAAGAGGACACAGAGCcaattggaaattgaaattgaagacTTGGGAGCGCAACTCAACGCGTACACCAGTCGGGAACAGACTGTTTACTATTCCAAGTGTTTAAGCAAGGATGTGCCGAAAGCTATTGAAATCTTATCCGACATTGTACAGAACGCCAAGTTGGGCGAAGCCGAAATCGAACGTGAACGTAGCGTTATCCTCAGGGAGATGCAGGAGGTCGAGTCTAACTTGCAGGAAGTTGTGTTTGATCACTTGCACGCCATCGCCTATCAGGGCACCCCATTGGCCAACACCATCTTGG GCCCCACTGCCAACATCAAGTCAATCAACGCCACCGACTTGAGGAACTACTTGGACAACCACTACAAGGCGTCCAGGGTTGTGGTGGCCGGCGCCGGCGGCGTCAACCACGAGGAACTCGTCAAATTGGCCGAAAGCAACTTGAGCAAACTCA ACAACAACTACTCCGGAGAGGTCCCGACCTTGACGCCCTGCCGTTACACCGGAGCCGAGATCCGCGTCCGCGACGACTCCCTTCCTCTAGCCCACATCGCCATCGCCGTCGAAGGTGCCGGCTGGTCCGACCCCGACACCCTGACCCTGATGGTCGCCTCCACCCTGCTGGGCGCCTGGGACAGGAGCCAGGCCTCCGCCAAGCAGAACGCCACCAATTTGGCACGTGCCAGCGGCGAAGGTGACCTCTGCCACTCGTATCAGAGTTTCAACACTTGCTACAAGGACACCGGACTGTGGGGCTTGTACTTCGTGTCTGACCCTCTTAAGATCGAAGACATGGTTTACAACATCACCGAGGAGTTGATGAGGCTTTGCACCAGCGTTACCGAGGGCGAAGTCGAGCGTGCCAAGGCCCTCTTGACCGCCAACACTTTGTTGCAACTCGACACCTCCACCGCCGTCTGCGAAGATATCG gTCGCCAACTGTTGTGCTACGGCAGAAGACTGCCCCCTAATGAATTGGCCCACCGTATTAACAGCATTACTGCCCAAAACGTCAGGGATGTTTGCTACAAATACATCTACGACAGGTGCCCCGCTATCGCAGCAGTCGGACCTGTTGAACAGCTGCCCGACTACACCAGGATTCGTGCCTCCATGTACTGGTTGCGCGTCTAA
- the LOC109605098 gene encoding proline-rich protein 2-like: MRFFVAISALLAVAAARPEAGFSSSYSAPPSGPSGGSYGPPPQYGPPAQPPSVHKHVYVHVPPPEPEYQAPRKPIQVAAPQKHYKIIFIKAPTAPTPTAPEIPVQPQNEEKTLVYVLVKKPEEQPDIVIPTPAPTQPSKPEVYFIRYKTQKQEGYPDSGVPQNKYGAPAPGGSGDYAPPNTGSGPY; encoded by the exons ATGAGATTTTTCGTG GCGATTTCGGCACTCTTGGCAGTAGCGGCAGCTAGGCCAGAGGCAGGATTCAGCAGCAGCTACAGCGCCCCGCCGAGCGGCCCCAGCGGCGGCAGCTACGGCCCACCACCTCAATACGGTCCACCGGCTCAACCACCGTCAGTCCACAAGCACGTCTACGTCCACGTACCGCCACCAGAGCCCGAGTACCAGGCACCCAGAAAACCCATCCAGGTAGCGGCACCCCAAAAGCACTACAAAATCATATTCATCAAGGCGCCAACCGCCCCAACTCCGACCGCCCCCGAAATCCCAGTCCAGCCGCAGAACGAGGAGAAGACCCTGGTCTACGTGTTGGTTAAGAAGCCGGAAGAACAGCCGGACATTGTCATCCCGACACCAGCACCAACTCAGCCAAGCAAGCCGGAGGTCTACTTCATCAGATACAAGACACAA AAACAAGAAGGTTACCCAGACTCCGGAGTACCCCAGAACAAGTACGGTGCCCCAGCTCCAGGTGGCTCAGGCGACTACGCACCGCCAAACACAGGCTCCGGACCTTACTAA
- the LOC109605100 gene encoding CDGSH iron-sulfur domain-containing protein 3, mitochondrial, whose amino-acid sequence MALRAKHLIKFVPNGTVGSNYISKCLYSSKTTPEIPKNVLESTISAQTQQENGAVYDKKPFRTTLEAGKKYSWCLCGRSKTQPFCDGTHKLAQLKITQKPVRFAVAETKDYWICNCKHTANRPFCDGTHKGKAIQEATAIVRQ is encoded by the exons ATGGCTTTAAGGGCGAAACACTTGATAAAATTTGTCCCCAACGGTACCGTTGGCtcaaattacatttcaaaG TGCCTTTATTCGTCGAAAACTACGCCGGAAATCCCGAAAAACGTCTTAGAATCAACAATATCCGCCCAAACGCAACAAGAAAACGGTGCGGTGTACGACAAAAAGCCGTTCAGAACCACCCTGGAGGCTGGAAAGAAGTACTCGTGGTGCCTGTGTGGCAGGAGTAAAACCCAACCGTTTTGTGACGGCACACATAAACTCGCACAACTGAAAATCACCCAAAA GCCTGTGAGGTTTGCCGTAGCTGAAACTAAGGATTACTGGATTTGTAACTGTAAACACACGGCGAACCGGCCGTTTTGCGATGGAACGCATAAGGGAAAAGCTATACAAGAGGCGACAGCAATTGTAAGAcagtga